A region from the Janthinobacterium agaricidamnosum genome encodes:
- the paaB gene encoding 1,2-phenylacetyl-CoA epoxidase subunit PaaB — protein MSKEWPLWEVFIRSQHGLAHKHVGSLHASDAAMAVNHARDVYTRRNEGVSIWVVRAADIVASSPGDKGALFEPSNSKVYRHPTFFPMPEEVKNL, from the coding sequence ATGAGCAAAGAATGGCCTTTGTGGGAAGTTTTCATCCGCAGCCAGCACGGCCTGGCGCACAAGCATGTGGGCAGCCTGCACGCCTCCGACGCCGCGATGGCGGTCAACCATGCGCGCGACGTCTACACGCGCCGCAATGAAGGCGTGAGCATCTGGGTGGTGCGCGCGGCCGATATCGTCGCCAGCAGCCCCGGCGACAAGGGCGCCCTGTTCGAACCGTCGAACAGCAAGGTGTACCGCCATCCCACTTTCTTCCCGATGCCGGAAGAAGTCAAGAACCTGTGA
- the paaD gene encoding 1,2-phenylacetyl-CoA epoxidase subunit PaaD: MNTPMAALDAAQVWAWLGDVPDPEIPVISVVDLGIVRAVEVTDGDACIVTITPTYSGCPAMQVIADAVTDALRSHGVAKVTLVNQLAPAWTTDWMSEAGKAKLKGYGIAPPQQQVIDISGLRGGVKRQPMPKLDVICPNCGSTHTQLTSQFGSTPCKALYKCLACREPFDYFKCH, encoded by the coding sequence ATGAACACGCCCATGGCAGCGCTGGACGCGGCCCAGGTCTGGGCCTGGCTCGGCGATGTGCCCGACCCGGAAATCCCCGTCATTTCGGTGGTGGACCTGGGCATCGTGCGCGCCGTCGAAGTGACGGATGGCGATGCCTGCATCGTGACGATCACGCCCACGTATTCGGGATGTCCGGCCATGCAGGTGATCGCCGACGCTGTCACGGATGCCTTGCGCAGCCATGGCGTCGCCAAGGTGACCCTGGTGAACCAGCTGGCACCCGCCTGGACCACGGACTGGATGAGCGAGGCGGGCAAGGCCAAGCTGAAAGGCTATGGCATCGCGCCGCCGCAGCAGCAGGTGATCGATATCAGCGGCTTGCGTGGTGGCGTGAAACGGCAACCGATGCCCAAGCTGGACGTCATTTGCCCGAACTGCGGTTCCACGCATACGCAGCTGACCAGCCAGTTCGGCTCCACGCCGTGCAAGGCCCTGTACAAATGCCTGGCTTGCCGCGAACCGTTTGACTACTTCAAGTGCCACTAA
- the paaE gene encoding 1,2-phenylacetyl-CoA epoxidase subunit PaaE, which translates to MSKFYPLRVANVRNETRDTIAVTFDVPSELQQQFRFQQGQHLTLRANINAEDVRRSYSICSAVQDGSLRVAIKRTPGGAFSTWANDTLKAGATIEVMPPMGHFNVPLDCVNRKHYLAFAAGSGITPILSIIKTTLLTEPLSRFTLFYGNRASSSVIFKEELTDLKDVYLERLNLVYVMSREQQDIELFNGRITQEKCEQFLQHWIKVEDYDNAFICGPEDMMLGVSAALQAAGMPKQNIKIELFAASIPKNAHKPRAQLAADAVQETEVTVIMDGNHTTFMMDKDKESILDAGLRQGIDMRYSCKGGVCSTCRCKILDGKVEMDVNYALEDYEVARGFVLSCQSFPLTDKVVVDFDQAE; encoded by the coding sequence ATGAGTAAATTTTATCCGCTGCGCGTAGCGAACGTGCGCAACGAAACACGCGACACCATCGCCGTCACGTTCGACGTGCCGTCTGAACTGCAGCAGCAGTTCCGCTTCCAGCAGGGCCAGCACCTGACCCTGCGCGCCAACATCAACGCGGAAGACGTGCGCCGTTCGTACTCGATCTGTTCGGCGGTGCAGGACGGCAGCCTGCGCGTGGCCATCAAACGCACGCCGGGCGGCGCCTTTTCCACCTGGGCCAACGACACATTGAAAGCCGGCGCCACCATCGAGGTGATGCCGCCCATGGGCCACTTCAACGTGCCGCTCGATTGCGTCAACCGCAAGCATTACCTGGCGTTTGCGGCCGGCAGCGGCATAACGCCCATCCTCTCCATCATCAAGACGACCCTGCTGACGGAACCCCTGAGCCGTTTTACCCTGTTCTACGGCAATCGCGCCTCGTCCTCCGTCATCTTCAAGGAAGAATTGACGGATTTGAAGGATGTGTACCTGGAGCGCCTGAATCTCGTCTACGTGATGAGCCGCGAGCAGCAGGACATCGAATTGTTCAACGGCCGTATCACGCAGGAAAAATGCGAACAGTTCCTGCAGCACTGGATCAAAGTCGAAGACTACGACAACGCCTTCATCTGCGGCCCGGAAGACATGATGCTCGGCGTGTCCGCTGCCCTGCAGGCGGCCGGCATGCCCAAGCAGAATATCAAGATCGAACTGTTCGCCGCCAGCATCCCGAAAAACGCCCACAAGCCGCGCGCCCAGCTGGCTGCGGATGCCGTGCAGGAAACGGAAGTGACCGTCATCATGGACGGCAACCATACCACCTTCATGATGGACAAGGACAAGGAGTCCATCCTCGACGCGGGACTGCGTCAGGGCATCGACATGCGCTACTCGTGCAAGGGCGGCGTATGCTCGACCTGCCGCTGCAAGATACTCGACGGCAAAGTCGAGATGGACGTCAACTACGCGCTGGAAGACTATGAAGTGGCGCGCGGCTTCGTCCTCAGCTGCCAGAGTTTCCCGCTGACCGACAAGGTCGTCGTCGACTTCGATCAGGCAGAATAA
- a CDS encoding M14 family metallopeptidase has product MTIKISQQFDAGAIEVLRADDAQSIELNIRKDSHADITQWFYFRLQGAQGEACTIRFMNAGKSAYPDGWKDYQAVASYDRETWFRVPTSFDGTVMTIEHTPEEESVYYAYFEPYPWDRHLALIDSAQASPLVRLIDLGSTVEGRDMNLLVVGDADAEKKVWVIARQHPGETMAEWFVEGMLEALLDQANPFARQCLQDAVFYVVPNMNPDGSVHGNLRTNAAGANLNREWMTPTMERSPEVFLVKQKMHEIGCDLFLDVHGDEGLPYVFVAGSDALENFTPAQKAEQDRFIADFKVASPDFQDEHGYEDGPFTPEVLTMGSPHITHAFGCLSLTLELPFKDNANDPDPQTGWSGARSAALGAAVLQPILSTLRA; this is encoded by the coding sequence ATGACCATTAAAATCAGCCAGCAATTCGACGCCGGCGCGATCGAGGTGCTGCGCGCCGACGATGCCCAGTCCATCGAACTGAACATCCGCAAGGATTCCCACGCCGACATCACGCAGTGGTTTTACTTCCGCCTGCAAGGCGCGCAAGGCGAGGCGTGCACGATCCGCTTCATGAATGCCGGCAAGTCCGCCTACCCGGACGGCTGGAAAGACTACCAGGCCGTGGCCAGCTACGACCGCGAAACCTGGTTCCGCGTGCCGACCAGCTTTGACGGCACGGTGATGACCATCGAACACACCCCCGAGGAAGAAAGCGTCTACTACGCCTATTTCGAACCGTACCCATGGGACCGCCACCTGGCCCTGATCGACAGCGCGCAAGCGTCGCCGCTCGTGCGCCTGATCGACCTGGGCAGCACGGTGGAAGGCCGCGACATGAATCTGCTGGTCGTCGGCGACGCCGATGCCGAGAAAAAAGTCTGGGTCATCGCGCGCCAGCATCCGGGCGAGACGATGGCCGAGTGGTTTGTCGAAGGCATGCTTGAAGCCTTGCTGGACCAGGCCAATCCCTTTGCCCGCCAGTGCCTGCAGGACGCCGTCTTCTACGTGGTGCCGAACATGAACCCGGACGGTTCCGTGCACGGCAACCTGCGCACCAACGCGGCCGGCGCCAACCTGAACCGCGAATGGATGACGCCGACCATGGAGCGCAGCCCGGAAGTATTCCTGGTGAAACAGAAAATGCATGAAATCGGTTGCGACCTGTTCCTCGACGTGCATGGCGACGAAGGCTTGCCCTACGTCTTCGTGGCCGGCAGCGATGCGCTGGAAAATTTCACGCCAGCACAAAAGGCCGAGCAAGACCGCTTCATCGCCGACTTCAAGGTGGCCAGCCCCGACTTCCAGGATGAGCATGGCTATGAAGACGGCCCGTTCACGCCGGAAGTGCTGACCATGGGCTCGCCCCACATCACGCACGCCTTCGGCTGCCTGTCGCTGACCCTGGAATTACCGTTCAAGGACAACGCCAACGATCCCGACCCGCAAACGGGCTGGAGCGGCGCCCGCAGCGCCGCACTGGGCGCGGCCGTGCTGCAACCTATCCTGTCCACCTTGCGCGCCTGA
- a CDS encoding methyl-accepting chemotaxis protein — MYKLKISTRLAVSFGLIIVLLAMVAFVSISRIRNINTSTEKILNDRYVKVMLSNTIQSEVNIQARLLSIAIIGANDADEVSSSVTKIQASIKKNTELLARLKTMINTPKGQELLQAVMSSRESYARTRDANIKLLQEGKSETAGIFLLTQLRYPQEKFLTALAAMTSFQESLMESEGKQAAADGRMAIILTLSLSIAATAIAIALAILISRSISRPIAEAVQVAQRVAAGDLSVSIDARGNDETGQLLRALKEMNDNLQGIVARVRHGTDAIAHGSREIASGNMDLSSRTEQQASSLEETASSMEELTSTVKQNGENARQANQMAQSASSVASKGGQVVAEVITTMDSINASSKKIVDIISVIDGIAFQTNILALNAAVEAARAGEQGRGFAVVATEVRNLAHRSASAAKEIKILIDDSVHQVSLGSTLVNQAGSTMEEIVNSVRRVTDIMAEITSASNEQEAGIEQINQAITEMDAVTQQNAALVEEAAAASEALQDQAGILAEAVSVFKLDGTQALAPAAPASRPEPKPAPRPAAATAAQPRLVANAPASRKSTAPAMVAEGEWEQY; from the coding sequence ATGTATAAGCTTAAAATCAGTACCCGCCTGGCCGTCAGTTTCGGCTTGATCATTGTCCTGCTTGCCATGGTGGCATTTGTTTCCATCAGCCGCATTCGCAACATCAACACCTCGACGGAAAAAATTCTCAACGACCGCTATGTCAAGGTCATGTTGTCGAATACGATACAGTCCGAGGTCAATATCCAGGCCCGCCTGCTGAGCATCGCCATCATCGGCGCCAACGATGCCGACGAAGTCAGCAGTTCCGTGACCAAGATTCAGGCCTCGATCAAAAAGAATACGGAGCTGCTGGCGCGCCTGAAAACCATGATCAACACGCCCAAGGGCCAGGAACTGCTCCAGGCCGTGATGAGCAGCCGCGAAAGCTATGCCAGGACGCGCGATGCGAACATCAAGCTATTACAAGAAGGCAAATCAGAAACGGCGGGCATCTTCCTGTTGACGCAGTTGCGCTATCCGCAAGAAAAATTCTTGACGGCCCTGGCGGCCATGACCAGCTTCCAGGAATCGCTGATGGAAAGCGAAGGCAAGCAAGCCGCCGCCGATGGGCGCATGGCCATCATCCTGACCTTGTCCCTGTCCATCGCGGCGACGGCCATTGCCATCGCGCTGGCCATCCTGATCAGCCGTTCCATCAGCCGGCCCATCGCCGAAGCCGTCCAGGTGGCGCAACGGGTGGCGGCCGGCGACTTGTCGGTCAGCATCGACGCGCGCGGCAACGATGAAACGGGCCAGCTGCTGCGCGCCTTGAAAGAGATGAATGACAATCTGCAAGGCATCGTGGCCCGCGTGCGCCATGGCACGGACGCCATCGCCCACGGCTCGCGTGAAATCGCCTCCGGCAATATGGACCTGTCTTCGCGCACGGAACAGCAAGCCAGCTCGCTGGAAGAAACGGCCTCGTCGATGGAAGAACTGACGTCGACCGTCAAGCAGAATGGCGAAAACGCGCGCCAGGCCAACCAGATGGCGCAATCGGCCTCCAGCGTGGCCAGCAAGGGCGGCCAGGTGGTGGCGGAAGTAATCACCACCATGGATTCCATCAATGCCTCGTCGAAGAAAATCGTCGACATCATCAGCGTTATCGACGGCATTGCCTTCCAGACCAATATCCTGGCGCTGAATGCGGCCGTGGAAGCAGCCAGGGCAGGCGAACAGGGACGGGGCTTTGCCGTGGTCGCCACGGAAGTGCGCAACCTGGCCCACCGCTCCGCCTCCGCCGCCAAGGAAATCAAGATCCTCATCGACGATTCCGTGCACCAGGTCAGTCTTGGCAGCACCCTCGTGAACCAGGCGGGCAGCACCATGGAGGAAATCGTCAATAGCGTGCGGCGCGTCACGGATATCATGGCCGAGATCACGTCCGCCAGCAACGAGCAGGAAGCGGGCATTGAACAGATCAACCAGGCCATCACGGAAATGGACGCCGTGACCCAGCAAAATGCAGCCCTCGTGGAAGAGGCGGCCGCCGCGTCCGAAGCGCTGCAGGATCAAGCGGGCATCCTGGCCGAAGCCGTCAGCGTGTTCAAACTCGACGGCACACAGGCGCTGGCGCCAGCCGCGCCAGCATCGCGGCCGGAGCCAAAGCCGGCGCCACGGCCCGCAGCCGCCACGGCGGCCCAGCCCCGGCTCGTCGCCAACGCCCCCGCCAGCCGCAAGAGTACCGCGCCGGCCATGGTGGCGGAAGGCGAGTGGGAACAATACTGA
- the paaX gene encoding phenylacetic acid degradation operon negative regulatory protein PaaX: MKNTRCTAWIADFLESDPPRSKSLVMTIFGDAIVPRGGAIWLGSLIELLAPFGVNDRLLRTSVFRLAQEGWLSSQRDGRRSAYAIRPEALARFERAYRRIYAPLVVHWDGSWTLVIGPAGSIGAAERGALRKELLWAGYGLISPGIFGHPASNAEALEDILVRNEVQGKLYVCHTTELPGVSTRPLRDMVGDCWDLSEVMAGYEKFIASFQPLLTLLQEEPVFDAEQAFVIRSLLTHAYRRVQLHDPQLPVELLPEPWPGTQAYALARDLYRITYAPAEEHILATLRREDEHAPDVEPWFYERFGGLNT, encoded by the coding sequence ATGAAGAACACCCGCTGCACGGCATGGATAGCCGATTTCCTGGAAAGCGACCCACCGCGCTCGAAGTCCCTGGTGATGACCATCTTCGGCGACGCCATCGTGCCGCGCGGCGGCGCCATCTGGCTGGGCAGCCTGATCGAACTGCTGGCGCCATTCGGCGTCAATGACCGGCTATTGCGCACCAGCGTGTTCCGCCTGGCGCAGGAAGGCTGGCTCAGCTCGCAGCGCGACGGCCGCCGCAGCGCCTATGCGATACGCCCGGAGGCGCTGGCCCGCTTCGAACGCGCCTACCGCCGCATCTACGCGCCGCTGGTCGTGCACTGGGATGGCAGCTGGACCCTGGTGATCGGTCCGGCCGGCAGCATCGGCGCCGCCGAACGGGGCGCGCTGCGCAAGGAATTATTGTGGGCGGGCTACGGCTTGATCTCTCCCGGCATCTTTGGCCATCCGGCCAGCAATGCGGAGGCGCTGGAAGATATCCTCGTGCGCAACGAGGTGCAGGGCAAGCTGTATGTCTGCCACACAACAGAGTTGCCGGGTGTCAGCACGCGTCCCCTGCGCGACATGGTGGGCGACTGCTGGGACTTGTCGGAAGTGATGGCCGGCTACGAAAAATTCATCGCCAGCTTCCAGCCGCTGCTGACCCTGCTGCAGGAAGAACCCGTGTTCGATGCGGAGCAGGCGTTCGTCATCCGCTCGCTGCTGACGCACGCCTACCGCCGCGTGCAGTTGCACGACCCGCAACTGCCCGTCGAACTGCTGCCCGAACCGTGGCCTGGCACGCAAGCCTATGCGCTGGCGCGCGACCTGTACCGCATCACGTATGCACCTGCTGAGGAACACATCCTGGCCACCCTGCGTCGCGAGGATGAGCACGCGCCGGACGTGGAGCCGTGGTTTTACGAACGCTTCGGCGGACTGAACACCTGA
- the paaC gene encoding 1,2-phenylacetyl-CoA epoxidase subunit PaaC yields MDDKVNYLLRLGDNALILSQQLSQLCGKGPALEEDMALTNVALDLLGQTRLWFSYAAELENAGRDEDDIAFLRDAHDFKNCLLVEQPNGNYADTMMRQFFFDSWHYFQLLELTKSSDGRIVEVAQKSIKEVTYHLRRSGDLIVRLGDGTADSHAKTQAAADKLWMYTGEMFTYDAVDQAMVAAGIAPPSDILRQAFLEHVAEIFAEATLTMPAPDAWMQKGGKQGTHTEHLGFILAEMQFLQRAYPGAEW; encoded by the coding sequence ATGGATGACAAGGTCAACTACCTTTTGCGCCTGGGCGACAACGCCCTGATCCTCAGCCAGCAGCTGTCGCAGCTGTGCGGCAAGGGACCGGCGCTGGAAGAAGACATGGCGCTGACCAACGTGGCGCTCGATCTGTTGGGCCAGACGCGCTTGTGGTTCAGCTATGCGGCGGAACTGGAAAACGCGGGCCGCGACGAGGACGACATCGCCTTCTTGCGCGACGCCCACGATTTCAAGAACTGCCTGCTGGTCGAACAGCCGAACGGCAATTACGCCGACACCATGATGCGCCAGTTCTTCTTCGACAGCTGGCACTACTTCCAGCTGCTGGAACTGACGAAATCGTCGGATGGTCGCATCGTCGAAGTGGCGCAAAAGTCGATCAAGGAAGTGACGTATCACTTGCGCCGCAGCGGCGACCTGATCGTGCGCCTCGGCGACGGCACGGCGGACAGCCATGCGAAAACGCAGGCCGCGGCCGACAAGCTGTGGATGTACACGGGCGAGATGTTCACGTACGACGCCGTCGACCAGGCCATGGTCGCGGCCGGCATCGCGCCGCCATCGGACATCCTGCGCCAGGCCTTCCTCGAGCACGTGGCCGAGATCTTCGCCGAAGCGACATTGACCATGCCGGCGCCTGACGCCTGGATGCAAAAGGGCGGCAAGCAGGGCACGCACACGGAGCACCTGGGTTTTATTCTGGCCGAGATGCAGTTCCTGCAGCGCGCCTATCCCGGGGCGGAGTGGTAA
- the paaA gene encoding 1,2-phenylacetyl-CoA epoxidase subunit PaaA has protein sequence MYAQMVETGLKNVRSIDDMGQEERAFQARIDEGIKIEAKDWMPDAYRKTLIRQISQHAHSEIVGQLPEGNWVTRAPTLKRKSILLAKIQDEAGHGLYLYSAAETLGVSRDDLLAALHSGKAKYSSIFNYPTLSWADMGAIGWLVDGSAIINQIPLCRCSYGPYARAMIRVCKEESFHARQGYDIMMSLCKGTPEQKAMAQDALNRWWWPSLMMFGPSDAASVNSAQSAQWRIKLFSNDELRQRMVDQTVPQIEYLGLTVPDPDLKFNAETGHYEFGEIDWAEFNNVLKGNGPCNRERLQTRVKAYEDGAWFRDALVAYAEKQAANKAAA, from the coding sequence ATGTACGCACAAATGGTTGAAACCGGCCTCAAGAACGTCCGCTCCATCGACGACATGGGCCAGGAAGAGCGCGCTTTCCAGGCGCGCATCGACGAAGGCATCAAGATCGAGGCCAAGGACTGGATGCCGGACGCCTACCGCAAGACCCTGATCCGCCAGATTTCGCAGCACGCCCACTCGGAAATCGTCGGCCAATTGCCCGAAGGTAACTGGGTCACGCGCGCACCGACCCTGAAACGCAAATCGATCCTGCTGGCGAAGATCCAGGACGAAGCGGGCCACGGCCTGTACCTGTATAGCGCCGCGGAAACCCTGGGCGTGTCGCGCGACGATTTGCTCGCTGCCTTGCACTCGGGCAAAGCCAAATATTCCAGCATCTTCAACTATCCCACCCTGTCGTGGGCCGACATGGGCGCCATCGGCTGGCTGGTCGACGGCTCCGCCATCATCAACCAGATTCCCCTGTGCCGCTGTTCCTACGGTCCGTATGCGCGCGCCATGATCCGCGTCTGCAAGGAAGAATCGTTCCATGCGCGCCAGGGCTACGACATCATGATGTCGCTGTGCAAGGGTACGCCCGAACAGAAAGCCATGGCGCAGGATGCCTTGAACCGCTGGTGGTGGCCATCGCTGATGATGTTCGGCCCGTCCGACGCCGCCTCCGTCAACAGCGCCCAATCGGCGCAATGGCGCATCAAGCTGTTCTCGAACGATGAATTGCGCCAGCGCATGGTCGACCAGACCGTGCCGCAAATCGAATACCTGGGCTTGACCGTGCCCGATCCCGACCTGAAGTTCAATGCGGAGACGGGCCACTATGAATTCGGCGAGATCGACTGGGCCGAGTTCAACAATGTCCTGAAGGGCAATGGCCCGTGCAATCGCGAACGTTTGCAAACGCGCGTGAAAGCGTATGAAGACGGTGCATGGTTCCGCGATGCCTTGGTCGCGTATGCCGAAAAGCAAGCCGCTAACAAAGCAGCAGCGTAA